The following are from one region of the Lacinutrix sp. Bg11-31 genome:
- a CDS encoding ABC transporter permease, which yields MLRLLNIEFIKLWNNKASKVLILAYFILLSSIALISAIKFDFGMFKFHLAEQGIFNFPYIWHFNTFVAGLLKFFLLIVIVSMVANEYSNKTIKQNLIDGLSKKEWILSKVYTVVVFAFISTVFVFVISLILGLIFSSYTEPNIIFSDLEYLIAFFVKLFGFFCLGLFAGMLIKRSAFAIGAIVVYFFVEFFSYLIFKGFYRESDIVDNIYNFLPFKSLWNLIDEPGSRLGAVKEIASVAGQDLSYDYAVHWYEIAIVLCWSALFIYLSYRLLLKRDL from the coding sequence ATGTTAAGACTTTTAAATATAGAATTTATAAAACTGTGGAATAACAAGGCAAGTAAAGTATTAATACTAGCTTATTTTATTCTTCTATCATCTATTGCATTAATTTCTGCTATAAAATTCGATTTCGGAATGTTTAAATTCCATTTAGCAGAACAGGGTATTTTTAACTTCCCATACATCTGGCATTTTAACACGTTTGTTGCAGGATTATTAAAATTTTTCTTACTTATTGTAATTGTATCTATGGTTGCAAATGAGTACAGTAACAAAACAATTAAACAGAATTTAATTGATGGCTTAAGTAAAAAAGAATGGATTTTATCTAAAGTTTATACCGTCGTTGTTTTTGCATTTATTTCTACCGTATTTGTCTTTGTTATCTCTTTAATTTTAGGTCTTATTTTTTCGAGTTATACAGAACCAAATATCATTTTTTCTGATTTAGAATATCTTATAGCATTTTTTGTTAAGCTCTTTGGTTTCTTTTGTTTGGGGCTTTTTGCTGGAATGCTAATTAAACGTTCTGCTTTTGCTATAGGTGCCATTGTTGTTTACTTTTTTGTTGAGTTTTTTAGCTATTTAATATTTAAAGGCTTTTATAGAGAGTCTGATATTGTAGATAACATTTATAATTTCTTACCTTTTAAATCGCTTTGGAATTTAATAGACGAACCAGGTTCGAGACTTGGTGCCGTAAAAGAAATTGCTAGTGTTGCTGGACAAGACTTAAGTTACGATTATGCTGTACATTGGTACGAAATTGCAATTGTATTATGTTGGTCTGCACTATTCATCTACCTATCTTATAGGTTATTATTAAAAAGGGATTTATAA